Proteins co-encoded in one Brassica oleracea var. oleracea cultivar TO1000 chromosome C4, BOL, whole genome shotgun sequence genomic window:
- the LOC106341682 gene encoding LOW QUALITY PROTEIN: probable receptor-like protein kinase At5g39020 (The sequence of the model RefSeq protein was modified relative to this genomic sequence to represent the inferred CDS: substituted 1 base at 1 genomic stop codon), with amino-acid sequence MADGLLLLIFLLVSFSFVAEVTSRNITIENKCDYSVWPGTYGYSTNGPSLSTTGFLLRKGEARVINVPSSWRGRFWGRSLCSTNSTGGFSCVTGDCRSGNIECSGASSTPPTTLVELSLDTFNGQDFYDVSVVDGYNLPVIIVPQHPQRGQSCISVGCVVNLNKTCPRELKVGGDQPVACMSACQAFNSSIFCCTNSTEKCQATLYSQNFKRECPLAYSYALDDQTTAFTCANSPNYVVTFCQSTIPNATNSSVAKSPFPAQTPSNGSSKSPFPAPTTLEPPSPSQPSKEATTRAKQKISWKLKLILGLSAVSVVVIIVIVAVIVRARNARKSEWSVENIDAVVMMKRYSYEKVKKMTNSFAHVLGKGGFGTVYKGKLPDGNHDVAVKILLESKGNGEEFINELASMSRTSHVNIVSLLGFCYEGNKRAIIYEFMPNGSLDKFISENMSAKLEWEXLYDIALGVSRGLEYLHNRCISRIVHFDIKPQNILMDKDLCPKISDFGLAKLCKNKESIISMLDARGTAGYIAPEVFSKNFGGVSHKSNVYSYGMVVLEMIGAMNIENVKHSGSNNSSMYFPDSIYKDLERGEIMRIFGGQTTEDEEKIAKKMVLVGLWCIQTNPSHRPAMMKVIEMLEGSLEALEVPPKPLLCLPATVAETTEGSNETSSFANSSQFERGTLQATEDTLRFSNKEVQIPITGSATE; translated from the exons CATAACCATAGAAAACAAATGCGACTATAGTGTCTGGCCGGGAACCTATGGCTATTCGACTAACGGGCCTTCCCTCTCTACCACTGGCTTTCTTCTTAGAAAAGGAGAGGCTCGTGTCATCAACGTGCCGTCCTCATGGAGAGGTCGTTTCTGGGGTAGATCGCTCTGCTCCACCAACTCAACTGGGGGGTTCTCCTGCGTCACGGGAGACTGCCGTTCCGGAAATATAGAGTGCTCTGGAGCCTCATCAACGCCTCCAACGACTCTGGTCGAGCTTTCCCTCGACACTTTTAACGGTCAGGACTTCTATGACGTAAGTGTGGTCGATGGTTACAATCTCCCAGTGATAATTGTGCCGCAGCATCCCCAGCGTGGCCAAAGTTGCATCAGCGTTGGTTGCGTGGTCAACCTGAATAAAACGTGTCCACGGGAGCTTAAGGTAGGCGGGGACCAGCCAGTGGCTTGCATGAGTGCCTGTCAGGCATTCAACTCGTCAATTTTCTGTTGCACCAATTCAACGGAGAAATGTCAAGCGACGCTTTACTCGCAGAACTTCAAGAGGGAATGCCCACTGGCTTATAGCTATGCTTTGGACGATCAAACCACCGCCTTCACATGCGCAAACTCACCTAACTATGTCGTTACGTTTTGTCAGTCGACTATTCCGAACGCGACCAA TAGTTCAGTGGCCAAGTCTCCATTTCCAGCTCAAACACCCTCAAATGGATCCTCAAAATCTCCATTTCCTGCCCCGACAACTCTTGAACCTCCCTCACCGTCTCAACCTTCCAAGGAAGCTACTACAAGAGCAAAAC AGAAAATATCATGGAAGTTAAAACTCATACTCG GACTGTCAGCGGTTTCAGTTGTGGTGATCATTGTTATAGTTGCGGTAATAGTGAGAGCACGGAATGCAAGAAAAAGTGAATGGAGTGTCGAAAATATTGACGCAGTTGTAATGATGAAACGATATAGTTACGAAAAAGTCAAGAAGATGACAAACTCATTTGCGCATGTTCTTGGGAAAGGAGGATTTGGAACTGTCTACAAAGGAAAATTACCTGATGGAAACCATGATGTTGCAGTGAAGATTTTACTGGAGTCAAAGGGGAATGGAGAAGAGTTTATCAATGAATTAGCTAGCATGAGTAGAACATCTCATGTCAATATTGTTTCTTTACTTGGATTCTGCTATGAAGGAAACAAGAGAGCTATAATCTATGAGTTCATGCCAAATGGATCCCTCGACAAGTTTATTTCCGAGAATATGTCAGCGAAGCTGGAATGGGAATAGTTATACGACATTGCATTAGGTGTCTCTCGCGGCCTAGAGTATTTGCATAATCGTTGTATATCAAGGATTGTGCATTTCGACATAAAGCCGCAAAACATACTCATGGACAAAGATCTCTGTCCCAAGATTTCAGATTTCGGTCTTGCTAAGCTGTGCAAAAACAAAGAGAGCATCATTTCAATGCTAGACGCGAGAGGGACTGCAGGATATATTGCTCCTGAAGTGTTTTCTAAGAATTTTGGAGGAGTTTCGCATAAGTCAAATGTATATAGTTATGGGATGGTGGTTCTTGAGATGATTGGAGCAATGAATATAGAAAACGTTAAACATTCTGGATCAAACAATAGTTCAATGTACTTTCCAGATAGTATCTATAAGGATCTCGAGAGGGGAGAAATCATGAGGATTTTTGGAGGTCAGACAACCGAAGATGAAGAGAAAATTGCAAAGAAAATGGTATTGGTTGGTCTATGGTGTATTCAGACCAATCCATCTCATCGTCCAGCAATGATGAAAGTCATTGAAATGTTAGAGGGGAGTTTAGAGGCTCTCGAGGTTCCACCTAAACCTCTCTTGTGTTTACCTGCAACAGTTGCAGAAACAACTGAAGGTAGTAATGAGACTTCAAGCTTCGCTAACTCAAGTCAGTTTGAAAGAGGTACTCTCCAAGCTACTGAAGATACTTTACGATTTTCCAACAAAGAAGTTCAAATACCTATTACAGGATCAGCTACCGAATAG